In Raphanus sativus cultivar WK10039 unplaced genomic scaffold, ASM80110v3 Scaffold2862, whole genome shotgun sequence, the sequence AAAATCCATACGAAAATAACATAAAACCGAACTTGACAAAAACTAATGACAGTTAAATTATCTGATTAAACTACCAACTCCAAAATATTTTCCTGTATGCTTTGAAAGTAAAACTCAACATACCACATATACTATCAGTTttcttcattctttttttttttaactcaacatAACATTCATTCAATCTTCAAGTCAAAGGTTCTTACACAATAGATTTTTCAACCTCTACAAAAGATTTAATCCAAGAAGGCATAATAGAAAACAACACGGGGGCATTATTCTCAAAGGAGGGGGCCTCTTTTGCAATTCTATCAACATTAGCATTACTCTTTCTTCCTCTGAAGACTACCTGAACCTCACCTAATTTAGCTAGCAGATGGTGCATGTCTTGAACAAAGGAGTGAATGCTAGGGCGACTATCTCTCTCTTGTAATGCTTGAACTAGCTCTATGCAATCTGTTTCAAATATGAGCTTATTGTAGTTAAGCCTTACCATTGTCGAAATAGCCCATCTTAGCGGTTCATCCTCCGTCTCTATTGGAGATCGTCCTTTAGGTAGCCTTCTTCCTCCCATCCATACAACACCAAGATGATTTCTCAAAACCCATCCAACACCACAATGATCCTTCGTTCTGTCCCAGGCTCCATCGCTGTTACACTTCAGCCAATTATGCGGTGGTGGAGTCCATCTTTCCTCTTCTCTAATCACCGGGATTGTGTTCACATCTTTTTCCTCCAAATCATCACGACTATTCCACTCATCAAAGTCCTCTTGCGCCTTAGTAACCACACTGGAAGGCTCATAGTCCTCACCTCTATAATAAAAAGCATTTCGACTCTTCCACAGTCTCCACATTATCCATGGTCCTAACTTTAGAAAATTGTTACCTTCCGAAGCGTTGAGGGACCAATTAAGTACTCATAGATGTTTGTGTAGACTGAGTCAGACCACTCGGTTCCTGGTGGAGCTGGTATAGGAGAGGTATCTGAGATTCTCACCAACAGAGAGACAATCACTTAGTGCTTTCTACTGGATATGGTGGATCTTTGGATATGTATCAGTTTCTTCATTCAGATACagattatgttattttttaccGAAGGAACTTTGAGACGAAAGACTTGAGATTTACAAATCCACAGAATACAGAATgtcaacaaacaaaaacactATAACAATTGCTAAAACCCCCCATTTAAAACCCACATTCCTATAAATACTAACAAAGATTAACAACACCGTAAGAGATGGCCATGTCTGTTCTTACTCACTCTTGGTCTCATGTATAACTGTTAAGAGTAAGACCAGACATGAGGCTCTTGTATAACACTTCTTGAGCCAGTAAACAAGAGTTGCCCTGCTTCGTCCTCTCTTCTTGATAGCTCAACGTGGTTGGTTACTCCTCAACATTCTGGCTCCATTGTTGAGTTTTCATTTATGTCATGCTTGAAGCACTTGGCAATGCACAATGTGACTTTTCACAGCTCTTCCTGCAATACTCGACCATATATTACTGAGAATGCTCTTCGACTGTCCTTTCACCGCAATGTTTTCCCATACCCTAGGATTGTTCTTATCAGGATTCGAGACATCAACCAGACTCATGCTCATGTTGTTCCTGACTATACAAAGCTTATTGTTCAGCGGAACAAGAGCCGCAGCTTCAAGCGCATTTGAGTTCCCCAAGTGAACTTTACTGTCCATGAACTTGTTCCATGAATCCGTGGACTCATCAAACACCCTGAGCTTGCACCCGTCCCTACAATCCAACCCGTAGAGACGACCATTCAGAGAAGTACATGGGTTTCTCCAACCAGTAACCATCCCATCACTGACAGGACTCCATGAGTTAGTCTCAGGGTCATAAGCCTCACTCATGACCTGCTGGTGAGACCCAAGACCCTTGAGAAACCACTTCTTGTCGTAAACCACACCGATAAGAGGCACCATTGCTGTGCTCATATCAGCGACGAAACTCCACCTGTTCTTGTTCGGATCATAAACCTCAGCCGAGCGTAGCGTCCTCTGAATCCCTTCACACTCCCCACCCGCTACATACAAGCAGTTGTTTATAACACAGCAACCAAAGAAGTGTCTCTTCCTAAGCATATCAGGTGCTCTATGCCACTTGTTTGTTCTAGCGTTATAGAAGATAACCCTCCTCATTGATCCCCTCAACGGATCCTTACCTCCAAACAAGTAAAGATGACACCCGCTTAAGACAGCGCAACCAAACCCAACAGCTTCAGAATACTCTCTAGGAACAGGTGGAAGCGGCTGAGGATACTGAGAGACAGGATCAAAAGTGTTCCAAGAGATCTTCCCATCACGGTCTCGTTTAAAGACATAAACCCACTCTTCAGACATCTTAAGTAACTTCCTCTGAGAGTAGAAGAAGTTACCTGAGGCGAGCCTGTACCATCTCTTACAGACGAGCCTGAGTTTCCTATGGTCTGAACGAGGGACACGGATGAGGCAAGCGACGGCTAGGTCGTCAGGGAGGCCAGGGAGAAGCGGAGGTTGGATTCTCGTCCTCTCTCGCTTGGAGTTCTTGCTGCGGCGATGAGCATTGGGGTTGATGTCGGGTTGGATACAGAGCTTTGAGCCAGGAACGAACTTTCTCGCTTCCACAACGGTCTTGAGACCTGAGTCCACTCTGCAGTAGCAAGATACAGAGTCCACCTGAAAAAAAAGATTCCAAATTTCAATAAAAGGAGCAAACTTTCCGCAAAAGGAAGCGTTTTTATCGCAAATTGAACTAGGGTTTCTTAAAAAGGAAGCAAAGAATGTCCAGAGATTTCCCGAAATAGAAACTAGTGATTCTTGGTGAAGGGAAGAGCTTTACCAATGGAGCTTGAAGGCGAAAGCCTCTGGACCCGTTTGGGGATTGTCGCTGAGAAGATAGATCCATCTTCTTCAGAACACGAAGCTCATAAGAGAGACACAGATCCTCGTAAAGTCGAGAGCTTTCAGGCCGATCGAAGATTCCGATGAGAACCCTAACGGTCAAAATCTCTCACTGTACATGGGAGGAAACAAGTGCGGCTGAGAAGAAGCAAAACCTGAGCTTTACCTTCCACTTCGCTCTCTCTACACGGTAAAAtgggtctctctctctcctctctctaatttctctcttctctgtctTTGACGCTTTTTAACAATTCTCAGGAAATTTAAGTAAAGCGTTGGTATTTAATACTATTATTAATGCTAAAGagtttttagtatttttggtaatttcagAATCTAGTTTATTGAATGAATGAATGCATGATTAAATATTCTAATAGTCAACAAAGGTGTAAGATTTGTTGGGTTTTAGTCAACCATGTGTAAGATTGACATTATTTTCCAACACATTTTCCACTCAAGATTTCAAAACGTAAAGAAAGGTTTATTTATCAGTAAGTCAGCAAAAGAAATTAGAAAGTAGTATAGATTATTAACGTATTTAATTACACTAAcataattttagtaaaaagttaaaaatggaCAAGCTAAAACCGTTGCGTTAAATATGGAGACTAGTCCCAAAGTTAAACACTTCCTTTGGAGATGTCTCAACAATGCACTCCCGGTGGCGTTAAATATGGTGCACAGACACATAGCTAAACAAAAGATGTGTAGTAGATGTGGAGATGAGGAGGAGAGTGTAAACCATCTGCTGTTTAAGTGTCATTATGCCAGATTAGTTTGGGCTTTGGCAAATGTTCATATTCCTCCAGCTGGAGTATGGTCGGACTCTTTGTATGCCAATATCCACTGGGTCTTAAATCTGAAAAAAGAGTACCCAATGGAAGAGGTAGAAGAGAGCTTTGCGCCATGGTTAATGTGGAGGTTATGGAAAAACAGGAATGACTTCGTCTTTAGAGGGAACGATCATGATGCAGCACTAACTGTCTGGAAGGTTTGGGAGGATGTGTTTGAGTGGATTAGCAGAGCTGAGGTGAAAGAAAAGGAGGTTAAAGAGCCCACAGCCCCAAAACCGGAGGTCAAATGGAAACCACCAGCGGAGAGGTACCTGAAGTGCAATTCAGATGCAGCGTGGCTTAAAGAAGAACGAAGTGGTGGAGCTGGTTGGATACTACGTGATCATCGGGGGAGGTTGATATGGGCGGGTGCAAAGAAACTGGCAGAAGTGAGATCAGCTATTGAGGCGGAAGCAGAGGCAGTGAGGTGGGCTTTACAAACAGTGACAGGTTTTGGATATGACAGAGTACAATTTGAAACCGATTCACTTCAGTTAATGAGGATGATAAATGGAGAGGAGGAAACCTGGCCACTGTTGGAGCCCATCATCCAGGAGATAGCTGCACTTATGTCGATGAGGGAGGAGATCACGGTTGTGTATTATCCTCGGAGTGGTAACAAAACTGCGGATAGAATAGCAAGGGAGACTTCTACGTTCACGTCCTTTGTCCCCAAGTTATATTCTATGTCGCCTACTTGGTTGTCTTCTTGTTTAGAATCTGATAAGTTGGTTGTAAGAACTTGATTTGGAAGTAATAAGAAGTAGTtgttgagccaaaaaaaaaaaaaaaaaaaccgttgcattttatttaaaaagttggAATCTGTCAGgtgtatttaaatataatgGTTTGGACAACAAATTACGCTAATTGATGCCTTTTTTTTAACTCGCTAATTGATGCCTTACGACTGGTATGTTTGGACTATAATGCATCTACCGACCTTTTgtattgaattttatttaaataccATTAAATTATACGGCAATTGTTCAACTACTTCGTCAAAAACTATTTCAAAGAAGGGGACGATTTTGTCGTATGGGAATGGGAAGGACACTCATGAATAccataatttcaaatattatatgtattagaataaatacaaaacaataTGTGGATGATCTACAGATATCTTGtgattttcattgtttttatcattcatttatcatgcatattaatcatttaaattagTGTTTAAACATTTTAGGTTGCATTCCCATTGCATTTGTCTATATTAGGTGATGGAGCATCCTTAAGAAGTTTTTGAAGAGTTTGGAGCCATTTCAAGTCATAAAGAGATCAAGAATAGTTACTTTTCGGGTTGGTTATATGAGAAAGAGTGGAGTGGCCAATTGCAGTGAGTTGTTGCGGTCGCTGGGAACATGACGAGACTGACAGCGACCTGTGTAACCCACTGTGCACATAACAGACGTATCGACACCCTTTTGAAGTCACCAAGCTCTAGAGCGAGTTTGTGCAGTGAGTTGCATCATCCGCTCTACATGAAACGAGCTTGGCAGCGACATCACACAGCGGGAAACTCAACCAGCTCCAAGACTTGGCCATCCGTTTGAAGCCACAAGTACCAAAGCAAGTTCGTGCAGCGAGACTTGACGGTAGCTGTACATGGCACGAGCAATGGAGCGACTTCCAGGAGTGACTTCACTGTCTCACTCCAGTATTTTTATTTGGTCGAGTTTCACTTGTTTTATGGGCTTTTAGACATTTCATGGAGTCCATTAGGGTTTTTAAGAatcatataaatactttttagaTCCTAAAGTTGGAGGAGATCTTAATTTCTCTTAAGAAACACAAACCCTTTTGGTGAAAATTCTTTCATTTAATCAATtcatcatcttgttcttgtgtttTTGAGTGATTTAAAGTtcttttcttcctttcttt encodes:
- the LOC130506076 gene encoding uncharacterized protein LOC130506076; amino-acid sequence: MWRLWKSRNAFYYRGEDYEPSSVVTKAQEDFDEWNSRDDLEEKDVNTIPVIREEERWTPPPHNWLKCNSDGAWDRTKDHCGVGWVLRNHLGVVWMGGRRLPKGRSPIETEDEPLRWAISTMVRLNYNKLIFETDCIELVQALQERDSRPSIHSFVQDMHHLLAKLGEVQVVFRGRKSNANVDRIAKEAPSFENNAPVLFSIMPSWIKSFVEVEKSIV
- the LOC108823137 gene encoding F-box/kelch-repeat protein At1g55270 is translated as MDLSSQRQSPNGSRGFRLQAPLVDSVSCYCRVDSGLKTVVEARKFVPGSKLCIQPDINPNAHRRSKNSKRERTRIQPPLLPGLPDDLAVACLIRVPRSDHRKLRLVCKRWYRLASGNFFYSQRKLLKMSEEWVYVFKRDRDGKISWNTFDPVSQYPQPLPPVPREYSEAVGFGCAVLSGCHLYLFGGKDPLRGSMRRVIFYNARTNKWHRAPDMLRKRHFFGCCVINNCLYVAGGECEGIQRTLRSAEVYDPNKNRWSFVADMSTAMVPLIGVVYDKKWFLKGLGSHQQVMSEAYDPETNSWSPVSDGMVTGWRNPCTSLNGRLYGLDCRDGCKLRVFDESTDSWNKFMDSKVHLGNSNALEAAALVPLNNKLCIVRNNMSMSLVDVSNPDKNNPRVWENIAVKGQSKSILSNIWSSIAGRAVKSHIVHCQVLQA
- the LOC130506077 gene encoding uncharacterized protein LOC130506077; translation: METSPKVKHFLWRCLNNALPVALNMVHRHIAKQKMCSRCGDEEESVNHLLFKCHYARLVWALANVHIPPAGVWSDSLYANIHWVLNLKKEYPMEEVEESFAPWLMWRLWKNRNDFVFRGNDHDAALTVWKVWEDVFEWISRAEVKEKEVKEPTAPKPEVKWKPPAERYLKCNSDAAWLKEERSGGAGWILRDHRGRLIWAGAKKLAEVRSAIEAEAEAVRWALQTVTGFGYDRVQFETDSLQLMRMINGEEETWPLLEPIIQEIAALMSMREEITVVYYPRSGNKTADRIARETSTFTSFVPKLYSMSPTWLSSCLESDKLVVRT